Part of the Roseofilum reptotaenium CS-1145 genome, GAACAGAAGCCATCACTGACTCTTCTAGTACACTGGCTTCAAATAACCCAACTGCATCAATACAAAGAACAGAAGCCATCACTGACTCTTCTGGTACACTGACCTCAGAAAATCCAACTCAATCGGTACAAAGAACAGAAGAAATAACTGACTCTTCTGGCACACTTGCGTCAAATAACCCAACGCCATCAATACAAAGAACAGAAGAAACCACTCCCTTCGCCTCAGAAAACTCAACTCAATCGGTACAAAGAACAGAAGAAATAACTGACTCTTCTGGTACACTGACCTCAGAAAGCTCAACGCCATCAATACAAAGAACAGAAGAAACCACTCACTTCACCTCAGAAAACTCAACTCCATCCATACAAAAAACAGAAGAAACCACTGCCTCTGCTGGTACACCGGCTTCAAATAACCCAACTCCATCAATACAAAGAATAGAAGCCATCACTGATTCTTCTGCTGCACTTGCCTCAGAAAACCCAACGCCATCAATACAAAGAACAGAAGAAATTAATGACTCTATATTAAATTCTGAGGGTAGTGTGTTCAGTGAACTTTCTGCTTCAGACAATGTGCTGCAAGGTCGTCTGGGTAATTCTGGAGATGGTTTGATGAGGAATAGGGGGATTTTAGGGAGAAGTAAAAAAATGCTGAATGTTAAACAGTCTATGTTTTTGCCTTCAGGTATTTCTATGAGTGCTAGTGGGGAGGTTTCTAGTAGTGATTTTACGAATAAACCTAGGAATTTAGAGCAGTTGATTCAAGAGTCTTTAAAGGCGAGAAGTGAATTAAAGGAAAAGGTTTCTCGACGTAAAGCGAGTGAGGTAAAACCTATTAGTAAGGACGAAACAGAACTTTACGAATATTCAGAAAATGTTACAACAGAAATGGAAGAGGAGGAAGAAAAGGAAGAAGATAAAACGGATGTGGTTGAATTGTTGGCTAGGGAGGTTTATGGATTGATTCGTCAACGATTGACTATTGAGCAAGAGCGCTATGGCTCTTTTTACTCTGGTCGTTTGCCTTGGTGATTTGGTTAAATAGGAAGGGTTAAGGATTAAGGAGGTGGGCAATGGGACTTTCGGATGCATTAACGTCGGCGACTAAGGGAGCGGTACTAACGGGTGCAGATCTGCTGATGATGGAGGCAGCGATCTCCGCAGACAAAGAACGAGAAAATATTTATGATATAGTCGAGGCTGAAAAGCAGAAGGCTGCACTCCAACTCTATCAACAGCAGTTTTTACAAGGGGATGTACGTTTAGTTAAAGCGGCGTTGATTCCGAGGGATGGGGAAGCGAGCAGTATTATTCGCTTTATGTTTAATCCAGAAGAATTACGATTTAATCGGAGTGTTAAGATTGAAGATATGCAAGGGGCAAGAACGGAACGGGGCTTGCCGAAAGTGAATTTTGGATTTGTGGAACCCTACAAACTTACTTTGTCTAATTTGATTTTTGATACCTATGAGTCGGGAACTAATGTTTTAACGCAAATTCAACCCCTTCTAGATGCGGTGGATTTTAGTTCATTTAAAGATCCATTTGATGAACAAAAAGTTACGGTGAATGGAAAGAACTATTCTTATCAAGAACGAACCTTGGCGGTTTCGCTCGGAGATTCTATGCTCTCTTCGTTTACGAAGTCTATTAGTGGTGTTGATGTCTATGGTTTGGAGGAATATGGTTCAGAAAATCTATCCAAACAAGCGATTGAGTTAAGACGACCTCCTGTGTTTTATTTTATCTGGGGAGATAAGATTTATATGCGCTGCATGGTAGAGTCTTTGGATTATAGTTTGAATATGTTTCGGCCTAATGGAGTACCGGTCAGAGCTGTGGTAACCTTAAACTTGAAAGAGGTCGATCTAGGGGTGGCTAGTCGTAAGTTTAGCGAACGCCAGAGTTTTGTTCAAGGCGCTACTT contains:
- a CDS encoding CIS tube protein translates to MGLSDALTSATKGAVLTGADLLMMEAAISADKERENIYDIVEAEKQKAALQLYQQQFLQGDVRLVKAALIPRDGEASSIIRFMFNPEELRFNRSVKIEDMQGARTERGLPKVNFGFVEPYKLTLSNLIFDTYESGTNVLTQIQPLLDAVDFSSFKDPFDEQKVTVNGKNYSYQERTLAVSLGDSMLSSFTKSISGVDVYGLEEYGSENLSKQAIELRRPPVFYFIWGDKIYMRCMVESLDYSLNMFRPNGVPVRAVVTLNLKEVDLGVASRKFSERQSFVQGAT